One genomic segment of Alphaproteobacteria bacterium HT1-32 includes these proteins:
- the ettA gene encoding energy-dependent translational throttle protein EttA, translating into MAAYQYIYTMKNLSKTYPGGRELFKNISLSFLPGAKIGVLGINGAGKSTLLKIMAGIETEFTGEAWAADGVKVGYLPQEPKLDESKNVLQNVLEGAGEIKEYLDKFEEVSMKFGEPMTDDEMNDLLAVQADLQEKIDAADGWELERRVEIAMDALRCPPGDADVGPLSGGEKRRVALCKLLLSKPDMLLLDEPTNHLDAESVAWLEHFLEEYTGTVVIVTHDRYFLDNVTGWILELSHGRGYPYEGNYSAWLEQKQKRQEQEERAEAGRQKTLSRELEWIRQSPKARQSKSKARITAYEDLLAAAQEQKIESAQIVIPAGPRLGNVVIESEGLTKAFGDRLLIDNLSFRLPPGGIVGVIGPNGAGKTTLFKMITGKEQPTSGTFRVGETVQLGYIDQSRDSLDDSKNVWEEISDGLDEISLGKATMASRAYVGRFNFKGPDQQKKVGNLSGGERNRVHLAKMLRSGANVLMLDEPTNDLDVETLRALEDALEKFAGCAVVISHDRWFLDRIATHILAFEGDSHVEWFEGNFEEYEADKKRRLGSDADQPHRIKYKPLAR; encoded by the coding sequence ATGGCCGCCTATCAGTATATCTACACCATGAAAAACCTGTCCAAGACCTATCCGGGCGGACGGGAGCTGTTCAAGAACATCAGCCTGTCGTTCCTGCCGGGTGCGAAGATCGGGGTGCTGGGTATCAACGGCGCGGGTAAATCGACGCTGCTGAAGATCATGGCCGGCATTGAAACCGAATTTACCGGTGAAGCCTGGGCCGCTGATGGTGTGAAGGTCGGCTACCTGCCGCAGGAGCCGAAACTGGATGAGTCCAAGAACGTGCTGCAAAACGTTCTGGAAGGCGCTGGCGAGATCAAGGAATACCTCGACAAGTTCGAGGAAGTCTCGATGAAGTTCGGCGAGCCGATGACTGACGACGAGATGAATGACCTGCTGGCCGTACAGGCTGACCTGCAGGAAAAGATCGACGCTGCGGACGGCTGGGAGCTGGAGCGCCGGGTGGAAATCGCCATGGACGCCCTGCGCTGCCCGCCGGGTGATGCGGATGTGGGACCGCTTTCGGGTGGTGAAAAACGCCGGGTTGCGCTCTGCAAGCTGTTGCTGTCGAAGCCCGACATGCTGCTGCTCGATGAACCGACCAACCATCTCGATGCGGAATCCGTCGCCTGGCTGGAGCATTTCCTTGAGGAATATACCGGCACCGTCGTGATCGTGACCCATGACCGTTACTTCCTCGACAATGTGACGGGCTGGATTCTCGAACTCAGCCACGGGCGCGGCTATCCGTATGAAGGCAACTATTCGGCCTGGCTGGAACAGAAACAGAAACGTCAGGAACAGGAAGAGCGCGCCGAGGCGGGCCGTCAGAAAACCCTGTCCCGCGAACTGGAATGGATCCGGCAGTCACCGAAGGCGCGCCAGTCGAAAAGCAAGGCGCGTATCACGGCTTATGAAGATCTGCTGGCCGCTGCGCAGGAACAGAAGATTGAAAGTGCCCAGATTGTCATTCCCGCCGGGCCACGGCTTGGCAATGTGGTGATTGAATCGGAAGGCCTGACCAAGGCGTTCGGTGATCGTCTGCTGATTGATAATCTCAGCTTCCGGCTGCCGCCGGGTGGCATTGTGGGTGTCATCGGCCCGAACGGTGCCGGTAAGACGACCCTGTTCAAGATGATTACCGGCAAGGAACAGCCGACCTCCGGCACCTTCCGCGTTGGTGAGACGGTGCAGCTTGGTTATATCGACCAGAGCCGCGATTCACTGGATGATTCCAAGAATGTCTGGGAAGAAATTTCAGACGGGCTGGACGAAATCTCGCTCGGCAAGGCGACGATGGCGTCACGCGCCTATGTCGGCCGGTTCAATTTCAAGGGCCCGGACCAGCAGAAGAAAGTCGGCAATCTGTCGGGCGGTGAGCGTAACCGCGTTCATCTGGCCAAGATGCTGCGTTCCGGCGCGAATGTGCTGATGCTCGATGAACCGACGAACGATCTCGATGTCGAGACGCTGCGTGCGCTTGAAGATGCGCTGGAGAAATTCGCCGGCTGCGCCGTGGTCATCAGCCATGATCGCTGGTTCCTTGACCGTATCGCCACGCATATTCTGGCCTTTGAAGGCGACAGCCATGTGGAATGGTTCGAAGGCAACTTCGAGGAATATGAAGCGGACAAGAAACGCCGGCTTGGCTCCGACGCCG